The DNA region CAGAAAAACCTGGCCATAGTTCATCTCCACCATAATCAGCGCTTTCACCTTACCGGCCAGCTCTCTTATCCGCTTTTCCGGGAACGGCCAGACTGTGACCATCTTGATCTGGCCGACTTTCATGCCTTCTTTTCGCGCCTTGGTGATGGCCGGCTGCATGACCCGGGAGGATATTCCGTAACCTATCACCACGACTTCGGCATCTTCCATATCCCTTTCTTCCAGCCAGATAATGTCGTCGACATTTTTCTTGACCTTATCGATCAGGTGACGAACATTCTTTTCATGAGCTTCGGCGTTGATAACAGGATACCCTCTTTCATCATGGGTTAATCCGGTGATATGGAATTTGTACCCCTTGCCGACCGGCAGCATCGGCGGGATTAGTTCCTTGGACCACTCGAACGGCCAGGCTTCACCCGGAGGCTTGTCGGTGAAGCGCCTTTCGACCAGGTCGATATCCTCGGCGGGCGGTATAATTACTTTCTCTGTCATGTGCCCCACGCATTCATCGGACATGATCAATATCGGCATCCGGTATTTTTCGGAAAGATTGAAGGCGTGAACCGCCAGTTCAAATGATTCCTGAGGCGAATCCGGAGCCAGGGCGATTACCTCGTAGTCGCCGTGCGAACCCCAGCGGGCCTGCATCATGTCGGCCTGACCGGGAAGGGTGGGCAGACCTGTCGATGGGCCGCCCCGCTGCACATTCACCAGGACACAGGGGGTTTCGAGCATAATTCCCAGCCCGAAATTCTCCATCATTAAAGAGAATCCCGGCCCCGAAGTGCAGCTCATCGTTTTTGCCCCACCCCAGGCGGCCCCAAGGATGGCATTCATGCTGGCCAACTCATCCTCCATCTGAATAAAGACGCCCCCGATAAGAGGGAACCGCCGTGCAACCCTCTCGGCAATTTCGGTGGAGGGAGTAATCGGATAACCGGCAAAAAACTTGCATCCGGCCGCGATCGCCCCTTCGGCTGTGGCATGATTCCCATCAAGATAGTGAGAACCGGTTAGAACATTTTCCTTATTGGCTTTCAAGCGAAACCTCCTTCTGTCCCTCCTCGACCCGCAGACTGTAAATGGCAAAATCCGGGCAAAGCAACTCGCAAAGGTGGCAGTTGACACACTCCTCCGGTTTTACCGCGGCCGGAGGATGATACCCCTTGGCATTGAATTCATTCGAAAGTTTCAGAACATCTTTGGGGCAGTATTCGACACAGAAACCGCACCCCTTGCATCGTTCTTTTATGATATGAAGTTCACCCCTTGGGATTTTAATCTGGTCAATATCTAAGGGGATTCTCCAGAATTTCATAAACGCCTCCGCTATAGGACTATTTTTAGACCTATGTCATGCGAACGTTTTAAGTCCGCGCACGTTTTTATATATAGGTCAAATGACCTTTGAATTCTTCTGCCTGAATACCCGGCACAACCACCGGTTCACGACCGCAAACGAAAGAATTCAACGATCGTTCGTCTATTCCTATAAGAAAAAGGCGTATCTACCATAGTTGAGTAAAATCCTAGCTGCACCAGATACGTCTGGAACATATCTAATATATAAAATACAAATTCCATTGTCCAGCAGTAAATCAAGAAATTTATCATTAGAAAATATGGCGGACTCCTTTCGGCATTGCGGACCAACTTTCGAAGCTTGTCGGCCAAATCACCCCTCCGATCGCACGGAATTTATCTATTGCCAAATATCTTCACTTTCCTGTATATTTTGTCCCATGACAAAACCGGGATGGCCAATCAGACCGGTTTTGAGGAAGGGAGAAAATGGCTTTCAGATATAGCATAAGATTAA from Candidatus Zixiibacteriota bacterium includes:
- a CDS encoding 4Fe-4S binding protein — encoded protein: MKFWRIPLDIDQIKIPRGELHIIKERCKGCGFCVEYCPKDVLKLSNEFNAKGYHPPAAVKPEECVNCHLCELLCPDFAIYSLRVEEGQKEVSLESQ
- a CDS encoding 2-oxoacid:acceptor oxidoreductase subunit alpha, encoding MKANKENVLTGSHYLDGNHATAEGAIAAGCKFFAGYPITPSTEIAERVARRFPLIGGVFIQMEDELASMNAILGAAWGGAKTMSCTSGPGFSLMMENFGLGIMLETPCVLVNVQRGGPSTGLPTLPGQADMMQARWGSHGDYEVIALAPDSPQESFELAVHAFNLSEKYRMPILIMSDECVGHMTEKVIIPPAEDIDLVERRFTDKPPGEAWPFEWSKELIPPMLPVGKGYKFHITGLTHDERGYPVINAEAHEKNVRHLIDKVKKNVDDIIWLEERDMEDAEVVVIGYGISSRVMQPAITKARKEGMKVGQIKMVTVWPFPEKRIRELAGKVKALIMVEMNYGQVFLEMDRCAAGKCRTYLVGHAGGTVHKPENIYNTIKEAVK